From a region of the Corallococcus coralloides DSM 2259 genome:
- a CDS encoding TerB family tellurite resistance protein, which yields MSVLVFGRGTWLATLLTDVVAAHARSPAPVPTPPLPDGASGRARGRAFLRRTLRASGLVYGTPVPLPSPVDGGEPFDVPARAVEDELFHAVVRTLARMALDLARVMDAPEGPRVEQLLVLFAVLAGELDLAMALDARLAAGLPVPRRMVGRVEDALDKRAPSLAGDPVYGLVLHNGAQYADAQLFCRQAIDLFSSGRLSRATAERRRDFAARQKALLVDVLTALACVDREPSAPARRAILRQVEGLKLPHALEGEVKAAVRQSFERKRDVREVVRRVRSVDMRHLLLEQALLAALVDGRRTRRERAFIDTLAGALHVPHAELRRLELEMAEFYARHRSLVDVFTVSDAAGAMGEELMGGMQETLEKNYHRLMQEARETGDLAVLLTKAARRQTLTADERQRMRAQLIDVAKAIPALAIFAAPGGILLLAALAKVLPFSLLPSAFQDGPAVDSDDEDTLEREAV from the coding sequence GTGTCGGTGCTGGTTTTTGGAAGGGGGACCTGGCTGGCCACGCTCCTGACGGACGTGGTCGCCGCGCATGCGCGCTCCCCCGCGCCCGTCCCGACCCCTCCGCTTCCGGACGGCGCCTCTGGCCGGGCCCGGGGCCGCGCCTTCCTGCGCCGCACGCTGCGGGCCTCGGGGCTCGTCTACGGCACGCCCGTGCCGCTGCCCTCGCCGGTGGATGGCGGTGAGCCCTTCGACGTCCCGGCGCGCGCCGTGGAGGACGAGCTGTTCCACGCCGTGGTGCGCACGCTGGCGCGCATGGCGCTGGACCTGGCGCGGGTGATGGACGCGCCGGAGGGCCCCCGGGTGGAGCAGCTGCTGGTGCTCTTCGCGGTGCTGGCGGGCGAGCTGGACCTGGCCATGGCGCTGGACGCACGGCTCGCGGCGGGGCTGCCGGTGCCCCGGCGGATGGTGGGCCGGGTGGAGGACGCGCTCGACAAGCGGGCGCCGTCGCTGGCCGGGGACCCGGTGTACGGGCTGGTGCTGCACAACGGCGCGCAGTACGCGGACGCGCAGCTGTTCTGCCGGCAGGCCATTGATTTGTTCTCGAGCGGGCGGCTGTCTCGCGCGACGGCGGAGCGGCGGCGGGACTTCGCGGCGCGGCAGAAGGCGCTGCTCGTGGACGTGCTCACGGCGCTCGCGTGCGTGGACCGCGAACCCAGCGCGCCCGCGCGTCGCGCCATCCTCCGGCAGGTGGAGGGGCTGAAGCTTCCGCACGCGCTGGAGGGCGAGGTGAAGGCCGCGGTGCGCCAGTCCTTCGAGCGCAAGCGCGACGTGCGGGAGGTGGTTCGCCGCGTGCGCAGCGTGGACATGCGGCACCTGCTGTTGGAGCAGGCGCTGCTGGCGGCGCTGGTGGACGGCCGGCGGACGCGGCGGGAGCGGGCCTTCATCGACACACTGGCGGGCGCGCTGCACGTGCCCCACGCGGAGCTGCGCCGTCTGGAATTGGAGATGGCGGAGTTCTACGCGCGGCATCGCTCGCTGGTGGATGTCTTCACCGTGTCGGACGCGGCCGGCGCCATGGGCGAGGAGCTCATGGGCGGCATGCAGGAGACGCTGGAGAAGAACTACCACCGGCTCATGCAGGAGGCGCGCGAGACGGGCGACCTGGCGGTGCTGCTCACCAAGGCGGCGAGGCGCCAGACGCTCACCGCCGACGAGCGTCAGCGCATGCGCGCGCAGCTCATCGACGTGGCGAAGGCCATCCCCGCGCTGGCCATCTTCGCCGCGCCGGGCGGCATCCTGCTGTTGGCGGCGCTGGCGAAGGTGCTGCCCTTCAGCCTGTTGCCCAGCGCCTTCCAGGACGGGCCCGCGGTGGACTCCGACGACGAGGACACCCTGGAGCGCGAAGCCGTCTGA
- a CDS encoding FAD-dependent oxidoreductase, producing MSHDILPVLVIGAGPTGLTLACDLARRGIRVRIVDAAPRPFVGSRGKGLSPRTLEVLDDLGVLDAVLAAGNAYPQLRLHWRRFVVGRWTMMPRRAATPDVPHSNPWLVPQARTEGILRDRLASLGVSVEFGTALTGFTQDDTGVTATLTRNGEEETVRAEYLVGADGGHSRVRKELGLTFLGVTHEEERMVVGDVRVDGLEHAHWHVWPFAKGCMVALCPLPGVDRFQLALQVKPGSPMPELTEAALNQRIQEAARPGQAVRLHDASWLSVYRPNVRMADRYRVGRVFIAGDAAHVHPPTGGQGLNTGVQDAYNLGWKLGHVLQGADPALLDTYESERLPVAARVLGLSSKLFDGMRQGRMKALNRGEELLQLGLSYRGGPLAPEVSGDTARVQAGDRAPDAPCLDAHGKPVRLSDRFRGPHWTLLVFGATHADAVAWAGDSVRVVRILGKSAAPIPEALLDVDGHAHRAYDVVPGRDALILVRPDGYVGHAARPGDLAALTAFLTPLLPANAESALEVTA from the coding sequence ATGTCCCATGACATCCTGCCGGTGCTCGTCATCGGCGCAGGGCCCACGGGCCTGACGCTCGCGTGTGACCTCGCTCGCCGGGGCATTCGCGTGCGCATCGTGGACGCGGCGCCGCGCCCCTTCGTCGGATCTCGCGGCAAGGGGCTTTCGCCTCGCACGCTGGAGGTGCTGGACGACCTGGGCGTGCTCGATGCCGTGCTCGCCGCGGGCAATGCCTATCCCCAGCTCCGCCTCCATTGGCGGCGCTTCGTCGTGGGGCGCTGGACCATGATGCCCCGCCGCGCCGCCACCCCGGACGTGCCCCACTCCAATCCCTGGCTCGTGCCCCAGGCCCGCACCGAGGGCATCCTGCGCGACCGGCTGGCGTCGCTGGGTGTCTCGGTGGAGTTCGGCACCGCGCTCACCGGCTTCACCCAGGACGACACCGGCGTCACCGCCACGCTCACACGCAACGGCGAGGAGGAGACCGTCCGCGCGGAGTACCTGGTGGGCGCGGACGGCGGACACAGCCGCGTGCGCAAGGAGCTGGGCCTGACCTTCCTCGGCGTCACCCATGAGGAGGAGCGCATGGTCGTGGGCGACGTGCGCGTGGACGGACTGGAGCACGCGCACTGGCACGTATGGCCCTTCGCGAAGGGCTGCATGGTGGCGCTGTGCCCGCTGCCCGGCGTGGACCGCTTCCAGCTCGCCCTCCAGGTGAAGCCCGGGAGCCCCATGCCGGAGCTCACCGAGGCCGCGCTCAACCAGCGCATCCAGGAGGCCGCTCGCCCGGGCCAGGCCGTGCGCCTGCATGACGCGAGCTGGCTGTCCGTGTACCGCCCCAACGTGCGCATGGCGGACCGCTACCGCGTGGGCCGCGTGTTCATCGCGGGCGATGCCGCGCACGTGCACCCGCCCACCGGAGGCCAGGGGCTCAACACCGGCGTTCAGGACGCCTACAACCTGGGCTGGAAGCTGGGCCACGTGCTCCAGGGCGCGGACCCGGCCCTGCTCGACACCTACGAGTCGGAGCGGTTGCCCGTCGCGGCGCGGGTGCTCGGGCTGTCCTCGAAGCTGTTCGACGGCATGCGGCAGGGACGCATGAAGGCCCTGAACCGCGGCGAAGAGCTGCTGCAGCTGGGCTTGAGCTATCGCGGCGGTCCGCTGGCACCGGAGGTCTCAGGCGACACGGCGCGGGTGCAGGCCGGAGACCGCGCTCCGGATGCACCCTGCCTGGATGCCCACGGAAAACCTGTCCGACTGTCGGACAGGTTTCGCGGCCCCCACTGGACGCTGCTCGTCTTTGGGGCCACGCACGCGGATGCCGTCGCGTGGGCCGGTGATTCCGTGCGCGTCGTCCGCATCCTCGGGAAGAGCGCGGCCCCCATCCCCGAGGCCCTGCTCGACGTGGACGGCCACGCCCACCGTGCCTACGACGTGGTCCCGGGAAGGGATGCACTCATCCTGGTCCGCCCGGATGGCTACGTGGGACACGCGGCCCGGCCTGGCGACCTCGCGGCGTTGACTGCGTTCCTCACCCCGCTCCTGCCCGCGAATGCGGAGAGCGCTCTGGAGGTCACCGCGTAG